In Clarias gariepinus isolate MV-2021 ecotype Netherlands chromosome 1, CGAR_prim_01v2, whole genome shotgun sequence, one DNA window encodes the following:
- the LOC128520043 gene encoding lithostathine-1-alpha-like: MRCLGSERTPLIVIKEGKTWREALRFCRQNHVNLVSVQSQEMQDWVGVVTQNAFTNVTRVWIGLRHTCALGFWYWGTGETICYQNWAPGNGTGVEDCGDVERTGAMLSDSKKWISLPETQTLPFICVTT, from the exons ATGCGctgcctcggttcag AGCGAACTCCACTGATTGTGATTAAAGAGGGGAAGACGTGgcgagaagccctgaggttctgCAGACAGAATCATGTGAACCTGGTTTCTGTTCAGTCACAGGAAATGCAGGACTGGGTGGGAGTAGTTACTCAAAATGCCTTCACTAATGTGACACGTGTGTGGATTGGTCTGCGTCACACCTGCGCTCTGGGCTTCTGGTACTGGGGGACAGGAGAGACCATCTGCTACCAAAACTGGGCTCCAGGTAACGGGACCGGAGTGGAAGACTGTGGTGATGTGGAGAGAACCGGAGCGATGCTGTCAGACAGTAAGAAGTGGATCAGCCTGCCAGAGACTCAAACACTCCCCTTCATCTGTGTCACCACCTAG
- the LOC128520050 gene encoding snaclec agglucetin subunit alpha-2-like: MVIKEEKTWREALRFCRQNHVDLVSVQSQEMQDWVGVVTQNAFTNVTSRVWIGLRHTCALGFWYWGTGETICYQNWAPGNRTGVEDCGDVERTGAMLFDSKKWISLPETQKLPFICVTT; encoded by the coding sequence ATGGTGATTAAAGAGGAGAAGACGTGgcgagaagccctgaggttctgCAGACAGAATCATGTGGACCTGGTTTCTGTTCAGTCACAGGAAATGCAGGACTGGGTGGGAGTAGTCACTCAAAATGCCTTCACTAATGTGACATCACGTGTGTGGATTGGTCTGCGTCACACCTGCGCTCTGGGCTTCTGGTACTGGGGGACAGGAGAGACCATCTGCTACCAAAACTGGGCTCCAGGTAACAGGACCGGAGTGGAAGACTGTGGTGATGTGGAGAGAACCGGAGCGATGCTGTTTGACAGTAAGAAGTGGATCAGCCTGCCAGAGACTCAAAAACTCCCCTTCATCTGTGTCACCACCTAG